The following coding sequences are from one Capsicum annuum cultivar UCD-10X-F1 chromosome 3, UCD10Xv1.1, whole genome shotgun sequence window:
- the LOC107862129 gene encoding dual specificity protein phosphatase PHS1, with translation MTNENQEDMYSLQREEEKDFDLGSDEPEAPLPLTVTSRVLYMLGDITAGPAYRFAQWLELVRKRSSMYRSSGFPRRVDSMPLSAEKLSLDQVDALPSERITEVSLWERLGKAAVLDIESSTFSWNMLSSLHHTEHNSSAEQSEDETNKALEVTVNSGGVVFFALFNELENDDASPKEAAAVIKISSSRMATQSERLGYEFAKWLGVQTPQARVIHSCSPEWLKIKEAAEKAKDAAVSEGDEIVEMTCSELLEALELSRCLLLMNYIHGSPLLESSNAFDSREAGERTAAALGRVLMLDLVIRNEDRLPCRHLRWRGNPANLLLADKVNSANLDALAAAFDSAIDKYRPRVIRALQKERRANSVDSRISTPNPGLISQSSDISDITESPKSCNQSVSQTSNESTCPYFHIVAIDSGVPRRPPAGKRASDQENYPKLVELLINSPEYALKLLYEITGGKLGSSPEASDATNNNQAADLASIGHEFRIGFRAALRDLQGFHIFLLTLHQKLDSIFRLFLGVINRASAGDLEKEEMVIPESPSQSAGFVGHCPSTPSKERAPGDTYLDSNESECQRTAPRPASSGCRDSLDSMVSPNSRDSLGKCYKGSGEPLRSLRLTSKLRDFHKFAKVDAELNKELEQWNEMLKNDAIKLCQENNFNAGFFEGSDSNYVVDAYELKVRLEHILERISLISDAANTEKPSAISGSLFIGGALAARSVYTLQHLGITHILCLCANETGQSDSQFPDLFEYKNFSICDNEDSNISALFGEAHDFIDHVEQKGGKVLVHCFEGRSRSATVVLAYLMLRKKLTLLKAWNTLRQVHRRAQPNDGFAKILLDLDRKLHGKVSMEWQQRKPIMKVCPICGKNAGLSSSSLKLHLQKAHKKLSSGSVDSAMNMEIQKALDALKISRGGSVSPTQRQSSMIEDFES, from the exons ATGACCAATGAGAATCAAGAAGACATGTATTCCCTTCAG agagaagaagagaaagattTTGATCTGGGATCTGATGAGCCTGAGGCTCCGTTGCCCCTTACTGTCACTTCTCGG GTGCTTTATATGCTGGGGGATATAACGGCGGGGCCAGCGTATCGGTTCGCTCAATGGCTTGAGCTGGTCCGCAAACGTAGCAGCATGTATCGCTCTTCCGGATTCCCTAGGAGAGTTGATAGCATGCCATTAAG TGCAGAAAAGTTGAGTCTTGATCAGGTTGATGCTCTACCATCTGAGCGAATAACAGAAGTAAGTTTATGGGAGAGACTTGGCAAAGCTGCTGTTTTGGACATTGAATCAAGCACCTTTTCATGGAACATGCTGTCTTCTCTTCACCACACAGAGCACAATAGTAGTGCTGAACAGTCCGAGGATGAAACCAATAAAGCATTAGAG GTGACTGTAAATTCTGGGGGCGTTGTGTTTTTTGCACTATTTAACGAACTTGAAAATGATGATGCTTCTCCAAAAGAAGCTGCAGCCGTTATAAAAATATCCTCTTCAAGGATGGCAACACAATCAGAACGTCTTGGCTATGAATTTGCAAAGTGGCTAGGTGTCCAAACTCCGCAA GCCAGGGTTATTCATAGCTGTAGTCCGGAGTGGTTAAAGATCAAGGAAGCTGCAGAAAAAGCAAAAGATGCAGCTGTTTCAGAAGGTGACGAGATTGTGGAAATGACGTGTTCAGAACTTCTAGAAGCTCTTGAGCTAAGCCGATGCCTTTTGTTAATGAA TTACATCCATGGGTCCCCTCTATTGGAGAGCTCAAATGCGTTTGATTCACGAGAAGCAGGAGAAAGAACTGCAGCAGCCCTAGGTAGGGTTTTGATGTTGGATCTTGTCATAAGAAATGAAGATCGACTTCCATGTCGCCATCTGAGATGGCGCGGAAACCCTGCAAACTTGTTGTTGGCTGATAAAGTGAATTCTGCAAACTTGGATGCATTAGCGGCAGCCTTTGATTCTGCAATTGATAAATATAGGCCGAGAGTGATCCGGGCACTTCAGAAAGAAAGAAGAGCTAATTCTGTTGATAGCAGAATAAGCACTCCTAACCCAGGATTAATATCACAGAGTTCCGACATTTCTGACATCACAGAATCTCCCAAATCATGCAATCAGAGTGTAAGTCAAACTTCAAATGAGTCAACATGCCCATATTTTCACATTGTAGCAATAGACTCTGGGGTACCTCGAAGACCACCTGCAGGAAAACGTGCTAGTGATCAAGAAAATTATCCTAAGCTGGTTGAGCTCCTTATTAACAGTCctgagtatgctttgaaattgtTATACGAGATTACAGGAGGAAAATTAGGATCTTCTCCAGAGGCTTCTgatgcaacaaacaacaatcaGGCAGCTGATTTAGCTTCGATAGGGCATGAATTTCGGATTGGATTTCGAGCAGCTCTGCGTGACTTGCAGGGATTTCATATATTCCTTCTCACTCTTCATCAGAAACTGGATAGCATCTTTCGATTATTTCTTGGTGTTATCAACAGAGCTTCTGCTGGCGATCTTGAGAAAGAAGAGATGGTAATTCCCGAGTCACCATCACAATCTGCTGGATTTGTAGGACATTGTCCTTCAACACCAAGCAAAGAACGGGCGCCAGGTGATACCTATTTGGATTCGAATGAATCAGAGTGTCAGAGAACAGCCCCTAGACCTGCATCTTCTGGATGCAGAGACAGTTTGGATTCTATGGTTTCTCCAAATTCACGTGATAGCCTAGGGAAGTGCTATAAGGGCAGTGGTGAACCACTTCGTAGTCTCCGCTTGACATCGAAACTTCGCGACTTTCACAAATTTGCCAAG GTAGATGcagaattaaataaagaattggAGCAATGGAACGAGATGCTTAAAAATGATGCAATCAAATTGTGCCAGGAAAACAATTTTAATGCAGGTTTCTTTGAAGGAAGTGATAGTAATTATGTGGTCGATGCTTATGAGCTAAAG GTTAGGCTTGAGCACATTCTGGAAAGGATATCATTGATTTCTGATGCAGCAAATACAGAAAAGCCATCAGCAATCTCAGGCAGTCTGTTTATCGGTGGGGCACTTGCTGCTAGATCCGTATACACACTGCAACATCTAGGAATCACACATATCTTATGTCTGTGTGCAAATGAAACTGGGCAGTCAGATTCCCAGTTTCCGGATTTGTTTGAATATAAAAACTTTTCT ATATGTGACAATGAAGATTCTAATATCAGTGCTCTGTTTGGAGAAGCACATGATTTTATTGACCATGTTGAACAAAAGGGTGGGAAGGTTCTGGTTCATTGCTTTGAAGGGAGAAGCAGGAGTGCTACAGTAGTTCTCGCTTATTTAATGCTCAGAAA GAAGTTAACTTTGCTGAAGGCATGGAATACACTGAGACAAGTTCATCGCCGAGCGCAACCTAATGATGGCTTTGCAAAGATTCTTTTGGACCTAGATCGCAAGTTGCATGGTAAGGTTTCTATGGAATGGCAACAGCGGAAGCCAATCATGAAGGTTTGCCCCATCTGTGGAAAGAACGCTGGCTTGAGCAGCAGTTCCCTGAAGCTTCATTTGCAGAAAGCACACAAGAAACTATCATCTGGGAGTGTTGACAGTGCTATGAACATGGAAATACAGAAGGCCTTAGATGCACTCAAAATTAGTCGAGGTGGAAGTGTCAGCCCTACGCAGAGACAGAGTTCCATGATTGAAGACTTCGAATCCTAA
- the LOC107862127 gene encoding ATP-dependent Clp protease ATP-binding subunit ClpA homolog CD4A, chloroplastic — translation MARALVQSTNIPSSVAGGRAGQFNGSGKNQRTVRMLCNVKLSSSRLNSFAGLRGYNAIDTLLVKSGQTLHSKVAAATSVRRPRGCRSVPKAMFERFTEKAIKVIMLAQEEARRLGHNFVGTEQILLGLIGEGTGIAAKVLKSMGINLKDARVEVEKIIGRGSGFVAVEIPFTPRAKRVLELSLEEARQLGHNYIGSEHLLLGLLREGEGVAARVLENLGADPSNIRTQVIRMVGESNEAVGASVGGGTSGQKMPTLEEYGTNLTKLAEEGKLDPVVGRQDQIERVTQILGRRTKNNPCLIGEPGVGKTAIAEGLAQRIANGDVPETIEGKKVITLDMGLLVAGTKYRGEFEERLKKLMEEIKQSDEIILFIDEVHTLIGAGAAEGAIDAANILKPALARGELQCIGATTLDEYRKHIEKDPALERRFQPVKVPEPTVDETIQILKGLRERYEIHHKLRYTDEAVVAAAQLSHQYISDRFLPDKAIDLIDEAGSRVRLQHAQLPEEARELEKELRQITKEKNEAVRGQDFEKAGELRDREMDLKAQISTLIDKNKEMSKAEAEAGDAGPVVTEADIQHIVSSWTGIPVEKVSTDESDRLLKMEETLHTRVIGQDEAVKAISRAIRRARVGLKNPNRPIASFIFSGPTGVGKSELAKSLAAYYFGSEEAMIRLDMSEFMERHTVSKLIGSPPGYVGYTEGGQLTEAVRRRPYTVVLFDEIEKAHPDVFNMMLQILEDGRLTDSKGRTVDFKNTLLIMTSNVGSSVIEKGGRRIGFDLDYDEKDSSYNRIKSLVTEELKQYFRPEFLNRLDEMIVFRQLTKLEVKEIADIMLKEVFVRLKNKEIELQVTERFRDRVVEEGYNPSYGARPLRRAIMRLLEDSMAEKMLAGEIKEGDSVIVDVDSDGNVTVLNGSTSAPSDPAPEPIPV, via the exons ATGGCTAGAGCTTTAGTTCAGTCAACAAACATTCCATCTTCAGTTGCCGGTGGAAGGGCTGGACAATTCAATGGATCCGGGAAAAATCAAAGAACTGTTAGAATGCTATGTAATGTTAAATTATCTTCCTCAAGACTGAACAGTTTTGCAGGACTGAGAGGGTACAATGCAATAGATACACTGCTTGTAAAATCTGGACAAACTCTCCATTCAAAAGTGGCAGCTGCAACTTCTGTCAGGCGACCACGAGGCTGCCGATCTGTCCCAAAAGCAATGTTTGAGCGCTTCACCGAGAAAGCAATAAAAGTCATTATGCTTGCACAAGAAGAGGCCAGACGACTAGGTCACAACTTTGTTGGCACAGAGCAGATTTTGTTGGGTCTTATTGGTGAAGGAACTGGTATTGCTGCTAAGGTTCTTAAATCCATGGGAATCAACTTGAAAGATGCTCGTGTGGAGGTAGAGAAGATAATTGGAAGGGGTAGTGGGTTTGTCGCTGTCGAGATTCCTTTTACTCCTCGTGCAAAGCGTGTTCTAGAACTCTCTTTAGAGGAAGCCCGCCAACTAG GGCATAATTACATTGGCTCGGAACACTTGCTACTTGGATTGCTGCGCGAAGGTGAAGGTGTGGCTGCCCGCGTTCTTGAAAACTTGGGTGCTGACCCCAGTAATATTCGCACACAG gtcaTACGGATGGTTGGCGAGAGTAATGAAGCTGTTGGTGCTAGTGTTGGAGGTGGAACGTCTGGTCAGAAGATGCCTACATTGGAGGAGTATGGTACCAATTTGACGAAGTTGGCTGAAGAG GGCAAACTAGATCCTGTAGTTGGAAGACAGGATCAAATCGAGCGTGTCACTCAAATCTTGGGCCGCCGCACAAAAAACAACCCTTGTCTTATTGGAGAACCAGGTGTTGGAAAAACTGCTATTGCTGAAGGGCTAGCTCAAAGAATTGCTAATGGTGATGTCCCTGAAACAATCGAGGGAAAGAAG GTCATAACACTTGATATGGGATTGCTTGTTGCTGGGACAAAATACCGTGGAGAGTTTGAGGAGAGACTGAAGAAACTAATGGAGGAAATaaaacaaagtgatgaaataataTTGTTTATTGATGAAGTGCACACATTGATTGGAGCTGGAGCTGCAGAGGGAGCAATTGATGCTGCAAACATCTTAAAACCTGCCCTGGCTAGAGGCGAGCTGCAG TGTATTGGAGCCACAACCCTGGATGAGTACAGAAAGCACATTGAGAAAGACCCTGCACTGGAGAGGAGGTTCCAGCCAGTTAAAGTCCCTGAACCTACTGTAGATGAAACCATACAGATCCTGAAAGGGCTTCGGGAGAGGTATGAGATTCATCACAAGCTCCGCTACACTGATGAGGCAGTAGTTGCTGCTGCCCAGCTTTCTCACCAGTACATCAG TGACCGTTTTCTCCCAGATAAGGCAATTGACTTGATTGATGAAGCTGGTTCCCGTGTTCGACTTCAGCATGCACAG CTTCCTGAGGAAGCAAGAGAGCTGGAGAAAGAGCTTCGCCAGATtacaaaggagaaaaatgaagCTGTCCGCGGGCAAGATTTTGAAAAG GCTGGGGAGTTGCGTGATAGAGAAATGGATCTTAAGGCACAGATCTCAACCTTGATAGACAAAAACAAAGAGATGAGCAAGGCTGAAGCTGAGGCAGGAGATGCAGGTCCCGTAGTGACAGAGGCAGATATTCAGCACATTGTCTCTTCCTGGACTGGCATTCCTGTAGAAAAGGTCTCAACTGATGAATCTGATCGCctcctaaaaatggaagaaactCTCCATACCCGAGTCATTGGCCAGGATGAAGCTGTAAAAGCCATTAGTCGCGCTATCAGACGTGCTCGTGTTGGACTCAAGAATCCCAACCGACCTATTGCCAGTTTCATCTTTTCTGGTCCAACTGGTGTTGGGAAGTCGGAACTGGCAAAGTCTTTAGCAGCATACTACTTTGGTTCTGAAGAAGCAATGATTCGGCTTGATATGAGTGAGTTTATGGAGAGACACACTGTCTCTAAACTCATCGGTTCACCCCCTGGGTATGTTGGTTACACTGAAGGTGGTCAATTAACTGAAGCTGTGAGGCGTCGACCTTACACTGTTGTGCTCTTTGATGAGATTGAGAAGGCTCATCCTGATGTCTTTAACATGATGCTTCAAATTCTTGAAGATGGAAGATTGACAGACAGCAAGGGCAGAACTGTTGACTTCAAGAATACACTCCTCATCATGACATCAAATGTGGGAAGCAGTGTGATAGAGAAAGGAGGCCGTCGTATAGGTTTTGATTTAGATTATGACGAGAAGGATAGTAGTTACAACCGTATCAAGAGCTTGGTGACTGAGGAGTTGAAACAGTACTTCAGACCAGAGTTCTTAAACAGATTAGATGAGATGATTGTATTCCGGCAGCTCACTAAGTTGGAGGTGAAGGAGATAGCTGATATCATGCTTAAGGAGGTCTTTGTGAGGTTGAAGAACAAGGAGATAGAACTTCAAGTGACAGAGAGGTTTAGAGACAGGGTGGTTGAGGAAGGATACAACCCAAGCTATGGAGCTAGGCCATTGAGGAGAGCTATTATGAGACTGCTAGAGGATAGCATGGCTGAGAAGATGCTTGCCGGTGAGATCAAAGAAGGTGATTCTGTAATTGTGGATGTGGATTCAGATGGCAATGTGACAGTCCTTAATGGCAGTACCAGTGCTCCCTCAGATCCAGCTCCTGAGCCTATCCCTGTGTAG